From Drosophila nasuta strain 15112-1781.00 chromosome X, ASM2355853v1, whole genome shotgun sequence, one genomic window encodes:
- the LOC132796807 gene encoding uncharacterized protein LOC132796807, whose product MRIMMQLLLVLCMLLALGQPQQLLRRNIIKVRASGFLPFESDLLLPLGILRQLQAQDRASRLLPSPQQQLYRKSKPKQKPSKPKVKQQVRLERAKANAGGAGAGVQMYNLIDDDGELLLNLRVHNEMSHIDQHLDAAPQSSNHRLQEAELATPWRPSKWRPTARPPLTLTSSSPRPLPLHQYLSSNSLEQSQQQSLSLSQLQSATTPTTTQQQQQRRVFGGRQDWRSYQ is encoded by the coding sequence ATGAGGATTATGATGCAGTTGCTCTTAGTGTTGTGCATGCTGTTGGCGTTGGGgcaaccacagcagctgcTACGTCGCAACATCATCAAGGTGCGCGCCAGCGGCTTTCTGCCCTTCGAATCGGatctgctgctgccgctgggCATACTCCGTCAACTGCAGGCTCAGGATCGCGCCTCTCGCTTGCTTCCATCGCCTCAACAACAGCTCTATCGCAAGTCCAAGCCAAAGCAGAAGCCATCCAAGCCGAAGGTGAAGCAACAGGTGCGCTTGGAGCGAGCCAAGGCGAATGCAGGGGGGGCGGGTGCGGGTGTCCAGATGTACAATCTGatcgatgacgatggcgagCTGCTGCTCAATCTGCGTGTGCACAACGAGATGAGTCACATTGATCAGCATCTGGATGCGGCGCCGCAGAGCAGCAATCATCGATTGCAGGAGGCGGAATTGGCCACGCCTTGGCGTCCCTCAAAATGGCGACCGACAGCACGGCCGCCGTTGACgctgacgtcgtcgtcgccgcgGCCGCTGCCCCTGCATCAGTatctcagcagcaacagcctgGAGCAGTCGCAACAAcaatcgttatcgttatcgcaGCTGCAGTCGGCGAcgacgccgacgacgacgcagcagcagcagcagcgacgcgtGTTTGGCGGCAGACAAGATTGGCGCAGCTATCAGTGA